A genome region from Anastrepha obliqua isolate idAnaObli1 chromosome 4, idAnaObli1_1.0, whole genome shotgun sequence includes the following:
- the LOC129243752 gene encoding ubiquitin-like modifier-activating enzyme 1, translating to MSSSSPSAERNSSAEPPAAKKRKLLASTGSASNANANANNPTTSPSNKKSRSNNNTDNGDDSGSGNHESGVKGIEVDVPAKGIVPSHSVSLSDGRSAAGSVGGSVTGGKSSTDSHSGSSSRLSAVKKVRGEIVSAVSVSDSCERVVTKVKSVESKISVEVEEKSSKANILATTSAANSSDNNSSSDGNKSNKVVFGGNNQMAGGNVTSESRSCGAADIDESLYSRQLYVLGHDAMRRMANSDILLSGIGGLGLEIAKNVILGGVKSITLHDKENCTIRDLTSQFYLSESDVGRNRAEASCNQLAELNNYVRTTAYTGELDEEFLRQFRVIVLTASDYDEQHRIAKFAHENGIALILAETRGLFAKIFCDFGENFTIYDQDGAQPISTMIASITRDSQGVITCLDETRHGLNDGDYVTFSEVLGMTELNGCDPIKISVLGPYTFSIGDTSQFGEYISGGIATQVKMPKVVTFKPLQESEKEPEFLVSDFAKFDHPASLHIAFAALHKFIEQVGQLPRPWNEEDAQKFLQICKLVNADINDNIVLLFAKTCAGNTCPIDAAIGGFVAQEVLKACTGKFTPIYQWLYYDAIECLPTEGVEEADAQPVGSRYDAQIAIFGKNFQEKLGDVRYFIVGAGAIGCELLKNFAMIGVGARNGEIVITDMDLIEKSNLNRQFLFRPHDVQKPKAKTAANAIKKMNPDIKVTAYELRVGPETEKVFSEEFFGKLDGVANALDNVDARIYMDRKCVFNRLPLVESGTLGTMGNVQVIVPFLTESYSSSQDPPEKSIPICTLKNFPNAIEHTLQWARDMFEGVFTQSPENAAQYLSDANFIERIIKLQSIRPLEILESVKKALIDERSSNFLDCVKWARNHWEEHYANQIKQLLYNFPPDQVTSSGQPFWSGPKRCPQPLIFDINNDLHLDYVYAAANLRAEMYGIEQVRDRQQVAGIVKGIMVPEFKPRSGVKIETNESAAAAAANNYDSSDVDQDRVNKILTELQALRESKIPLVVKPLEFEKDDDNNLHMDFIVAASNLRATNYKIPPADRHKSKLIAGKIIPAIATTTSLVSGLAVLEVMKLILGHRDMDKFKNAFANLALPFIAFSEPMPAAKNSYYGKEWTLWDRFEVAGELTLQEFLDYFDKKEKLQITMLSQGVSMLYSFFMPKAKCAERLPLPMTEVVRRVSKKRIESHERSLVFEICCNDEDGEDVEVPYVRYTIP from the exons ATGTCTTCTAGTTCACCATCAGCTGAGCGAAACTCTTCTGCAGAGCCACCAGCAGCTAAAAAGCGTAAGCTGCTTGCGTCTACCGGCAGTGCTTCGAACGCGAACGCGAACGCAAACAACCCCACTACGAGCCCCAGTAATAAAAAGAGTAGAAGCAATAATAACACTGACAACGGAGACGACAGCGGTAGCGGTAATCACGAAAGTGGTGTGAAAGGAATTGAAGTTGACGTACCGGCGAAGGGAATCGTGCCATCTCATTCGGTTTCGTTAAGTGACGGTAGAAGTGCAGCTGGCTCTGTCGGTGGTAGTGTGACTGGTGGGAAAAGTAGCACCGATAGCCATAGCGGTAGCAGTAGTAGATTGTCGGCAGTGAAGAAAGTAAGAGGTGAAATCGTTTCTGCAGTTTCTGTTTCTGATTCGTGTGAACGCGTTGTGACAAAAGTAAAATCTGTGGAATCAAAGATTTCGGTGGAGGTAGAAGAAAAAAGTTCGAAAGCGAATATTTTGGCAACAACTTCGGCCGCTAACTCCAGCGATAATAATTCGAGTTCAGACGGGAATAAATCGAATAAAGTAGTGTTCGGAGGAAACAATCAAATGGCTGGCGGTAATGTGACGAGCGAGTCTCGTTCGTGCGGCGCTGCTGACATCGATGAATCGTTATACTCGCGCCAACTGTATGTACTGGGTCATGATGCAATGCGTCGAATGGCCAATTCAGACATATTGTTGTCAGGAATTGGCGGGCTGGGTCTGGAGATAGCCAAGAACGTTATTTTGGGAGGCGTGAAATCGATCACGTTACATGACAAGGAAAATTGCACG attCGCGATTTGACTTCGCAGTTTTATCTAAGCGAATCGGATGTAGGCCGAAATCGTGCAGAGGCCTCATGCAATCAATTGGCTGAGTTGAACAATTACGTTCGTACCACTGCATATACAGGCGAGTTGGACGAAGAGTTTTTGCGCCAGTTTCGTGTTATTGTATTGACGGCATCTGATTATGATGAGCAGCATCGCATCGCAAAATTTGCGCACGAGAATGGCATTGCATTGATATTAGCCGAAACGCGTGGactttttgcaaaaatcttTTGTGACTTCGgagaaaatttcacaatttatgATCAGGATGGTGCTCAGCCGATCTCCACCATGATAGCAAGCATTACACGCGATTCTCAGGGAGTAATAACTTGTTTGGATGAGACCCGCCATGGATTAAATGATGGAGATTATGTGACTTTCAGCGAAGTACTGGGAATGACGGAGCTAAATGGCTGCGACCCGATCAAAATCAGTGTCTTGGGTCCATATACTTTTAGCATTGGTGACACCAGCCAGTTTGGTGAATATATTTCCGGCGGTATTGCCACACAAGTTAAGATGCCTAAGGTGGTGACTTTCAAGCCGCTTCAGGAATCAGAAAAAGAACCAGAATTCTTAGTTTCCGATTTTGCTAAGTTTGACCATCCAGCTTCCTTACATATTGCGTTTGCTGCTTTACACAAATTTATCGAACAGGTCGGCCAGCTGCCTCGTCCCTGGAATGAGGAAGATGCTcagaaatttttgcaaatatgcaaGTTGGTAAATGCGGATATAAATGATAACATAGTATTGTTATTTGCGAAGACCTGTGCTGGAAATACTTGCCCAATAGACGCGGCAATAGGTGGATTTGTTGCACAAGAAGTTCTTAAGGCTTGCACAGGCAAGTTCACTCCCATTTACCAATGGTTATACTATGATGCCATTGAATGTTTGCCCACCGAAGGTGTTGAGGAGGCAGATGCGCAGCCGGTGGGCTCGCGTTATGACGCACAGATAGCAATTTTCGGAAAGAATTTCCAGGAGAAATTAGGCGACGTCAG atattttattgTTGGAGCTGGAGCTATAGGTTGCgaattgcttaaaaattttgcaatgatTGGTGTTGGTGCGCGTAATGGAGAAATTGTCATAACCGACATGGATTTGATTGAAAAATCTAATTTGAATCGTCAATTTCTGTTTCGACCGCACGATGTGCAAAAGCCAAAAGCGAAGACAGCTGCGAACGCCATTAAGAAAATGAATCCCGACATCAAGGTCACTGCTTATGAATTGCGTGTTGGACCTGaaacagaaaaagtgttttctgaaGAATTCTTCGGCAAATTGGACGGCGTAGCTAATGCATTGGACAATGTAGACGCCCGTATTTATATGGATCGTAAATGCGTTTTCAATCGTTTGCCTTTGGTGGAATCAGGTACTCTAGGTACAATGGGAAATGTCCAAGTCATTGTACCATTTCTAACTGAGTCATACAGTTCGTCGCAAGATCCACCAGAAAAGAGTATTCCGATTTGTACGTTGAAGAATTTCCCTAACGCAATTGAGCATACATTGCAGTGGGCTCGCGATATGTTTGAAGGTGTGTTCACACAATCGCCAGAAAATGCTGCACAATATCTATCTGATGCAAACTTCATTGAACGCATCATAAAACTGCAGAGCATTCGACCGTTGGAGATCCTCGAATCAGTTAAG AAAGCTTTAATCGATGAAAGGTCCAGCAACTTCTTGGATTGCGTTAAATGGGCTAGAAATCATTGGGAAGAGCACTATGCCAATCAAATTAAACAGTTACTGTATAACTTTCCACCAGACCAAGTAACTTCGAGTGGCCAACCCTTTTGGTCCGGCCCGAAGCGCTGCCCTCAGCCCCTGATATTCGACATCAATAATGATCTACATTTAGATTATGTGTATGCAGCCGCTAATCTTCGTGCGGAGATGTACGGAATCGAACAAGTGCGTGATAGACAGCAAGTAGCTGGTATCGTTAAGGGTATCATG GTACCAGAATTCAAACCCCGATCAGGTGTAAAGATTGAAACAAACGAGAGTGCTGCCGCCGCTGCAGCCAACAACTATGACAGCTCAGACGTGGACCAAGACCGTGTAAACAAGATTTTAACTGAATTGCAGGCCCTGCGCGAAAGTAAAATTCCACTCGTTGTTAAACCTCTGGAATTCGAAAAAGACGATGATAACAATCTGCATATGGACTTCATTGTTGCTGCGTCTAACCTGCGTGCCACTAATTACAAGATTCCCCCAGCTGATCGCCACAAGTCTAAATTaattgctggaaaaattattccGGCGATCGCCACAACCACATCTCTGGTTTCTGGTTTGGCTGTTCTAGAagttatgaaattaattttagg TCACAGGGATAtggataaatttaaaaatgcttttgcaaATTTGGCATTGCCTTTTATTGCATTTTCGGAGCCTATGCCTGCCGCGAAGAACTCGTACTATGGCAAAGAGTGGACATTGTGGGATCGCTTTGAAGTTGCTGGCGAATTAACGTTACAGGAATTCCTCGACTATTTCGACAAAAAAGAGAAACTTCAGATTACAATGTTGTCACAGGGCGTATCGATGCTTTACTCGTTCTTCATGCCGAAAGCTAAATGTGCGGAGCGGTTGCCCCTCCCAATGACTGAAGTTGTGCGACGTGTCTCAAAGAAACGCATCGAATCACATGAACGTTCTTTGGTATTTGAAATTTGCTGCAATGACGAAGATGGCGAGGATGTGGAAGTGCCGTATGTGCGGTATACTATACCCTAA
- the LOC129245065 gene encoding chromatin accessibility complex 16kD protein: METELPLSRIRTIMKSSLNTGQISNEVLFLMTKATEMFVQKLTKEAYAKVKDDNTLKYKHLSQYVQKEKNLEFLLQIVPAKIKVKDFKKILELEDVNSSSDSEDEKRSK; encoded by the exons ATGGAAACTGAATTACCACTAAGCCGAATTCGAACAATTATGAAAAGTTCTTTAAACACCGGACAAATATCAAATGAAGTACTTTTCCTGATGACCAAAGCTACG gagatgtttgtgcaaaagttaaCCAAGGAGGCATATGCAAAAGTCAAAGATGATAACACTCTTAAATACAAGCACTTGTCACAGTATGTTCAGAAGGAGAAAAACTTGGAATTCCTATTACAAATTGTCCCAGCTAAAATAAAGGTAAAggacttcaaaaaaattctagaacTGGAGGATGTGAATTCATCGTCTGACAGCGAAGATGAAAAGCGAAGCAAGTAA